The sequence below is a genomic window from Cataglyphis hispanica isolate Lineage 1 chromosome 13, ULB_Chis1_1.0, whole genome shotgun sequence.
ATATCCACATacgcatatgtatatagaaatcCGAAGGCTGCGTCTGATTCTTTCTTGCAATTCTGTGAGAATGGATCATTTTTCgtaagaaaaggagaaaaggagaaaattgCGATGTGTCGTTCGACGAGAACGCGACTCCGTGGACCCATTCAGAAAATCCGGCGCGCAGTCGGAATTAAATCATCGATTAGGACTTctttgcgtattttttttgcgTTCTCACTGtcttccccctctctctctctccctctcccttttttgtctaaataatatatatccacATACAAGGCACTCTCTGCTCAACAGAAGGGTTTTTCACCGGAAATCCTTCGTTCTTGCGCACCAGCGAGTGTAGAGTCTTTGTTGCCGCAGCGGGCTTTCTCGAAAAGATCGAGTAAAAAATGGTCGGGGTGCGCTTTAGAATATTTCGGTAGGAGCTCTCTCGCACGTTTCAATAAGCACTCGTTGCGTTGAAAACTCCGGGGGTTTATGGCTCTAGACTGGACAGATTTTGCTTATAAAGCTGGTAAActgttcttttctttcttcattttttgtttctccCTGTCATCCGAAAGTCGTATAATCGAAGTTTGTTATTTACTTTCGAGAGGACATCGTTCCACTTGactaatagaatattaatattaataacatctcGATCAAAGAGATTATTCTGTGATCCCGATTCATCTATCGCAATAATCTGGctttatattatgtgaaataatGGCATTTGCTAAACGTTTATCGCtgtgcttttaaatttttcctttcacaacttttactttttatcattcttttcatatttattgtatcttATATAACATTGTCCGAAAAATTACGCAAAAAATGTGGcaagaaaaatttcgataaacgAAGTGTTCAGCaaatgctattattattaccgtTTTTACGAAGAGTATAAGTAAATCTCTATTTCCGTTAATCTACGCGGCTAATTTTGACTAACTAACTAAAAGCATTAATGTACAAAGTCATTTTAAGATAAGCACcatcagaaaaatattcgcATGCAACGCGAATACATCACGACACTTTCTTTATCTAGGCTAGGCGATTTATTGACGAggttttaattatcaattcgtTTAATCTTAGAAGCAACATAATGTCACGCTCGTATCGAAAGAAGGTGAACACAGAATAGTAATTATACGTCATTATTTGATTTCTTTAACCCTttcaatatctatatatagtaatggtaatttttaataattatttaataaacaatttaaaaaatttttcttatcaatatgTATGATGATAAACACGTctcatttaaattctaaagaatatcataaaacctttattataaatttgaagaaattgcGAGAGGaataagtgaaaaatatagaacaaattttttgtttaaaatttcattttttaaaaataattcattaaaaatattaaaaattattaaaaactccgaaaaaaaaattatgtttaatatctttttaaagtcCCTATTTGTATTCGACATATTCAATCACTTGTATCTAGTACACAATACCGAAAGGGTTaaagtaaaatgtaattaaggCGTTATTTGCGCACCTGAATCCATATTTCTCACGATACGAGCACAACAATTGACGCCGTCGCAGAGAGAATCTCGCCCGCGGGCAGGTCGACGTGCGTTATAAGGGGACACATTTTGTCCGTTTCTGGCCAACGACCGATCGGCAGTCGACCTTAGAACCGAGGGTGAAATTTTCCGGCTTGACGGTCTCCTCAACAGAAATTTTTCCGAGTCGTTTCTTAACGCGGAATGGCGTCGATCGAGGGGATATAATCTCGTAGAGATCGCTGGTCCGCTCTTGAACGTCTTCGCCTTTGGAATTATTGATCCTTCGATCGGTCGGAATAGCGATGTCCACCTCGGCGTAGTGATTCTGGCTAGGCTTCTTTGGCTGTTCCGTCTCCGATATTAGTTCGCCGATTTTTCCATCTATCTCCTCGGATGGGGAATTGAAGACATCCGAGGAGCAGCTTTTCGAATCGCAGATTAGCGTCAGTTCGGGATAGTCATCGGCCTCTTCGGCTTCGAACGGCAGGTCCCTCGTAGATGCCAAGGAAATCGCTCGTGCTTCCGGCTTCTGAGGCTTCTCCTCATCGGCGTAATCCAATGATAGGCATCTTTTCTCGAACAGAGCTGGTCCGGGCGATTTTTGATTCTCGCTATTCGATTGATTTTCcttgttttctttattctcATGATTCGATGTAACCTTGCCCTCCTCCGTGGTCTCCAGCGAATTGATCATTCTCGATGGTCGTCGTATGCTGTTCTCTCGTTCCACCGAGAGACAAAATTCCTTATCCGTCAACAAAATGCGCTTCGGCATCTGTACTGGTTTTTGATCAAGGTCCAAATCCTTCTCCCAGGACGGAGTCTTTAGCAAGCTCTTCACTTTGCGTAGTTCTGTCAGTAAATCCATGGTCTCCTGCGACGGTTCGTGAAAGATTCGTCTCTTCGGTCGTCTAATGGACGTGTTCGTGTCTGATTCGTGATCGCTAAGATGATCGATCTCTTGCTGCTTTCTCAGAATCGATCTCATTGTGCTTTTTTGACTCCAATCTTGTTTCTCTTCGGCAGTTTTGATCGTGTTTGTATCAACCGCTGCAACATCTCCCGTGTCGGATGGTCTCTTCAAGATTATGTCAGATTCCGCTGGTAGCAGATTCAGTCTGTGTCGACTCAACGCGCCTTGAGCTCGAGTGCGCCGTTTGAAAGCCGCATAACTTTCCGTAGGTATTTCCTGCAGCTTGAACTTGTCCTGCAGTTGCTTGAACGTTTCCTTCGTATACTCGCTTCGACGGGTCGCCAATGAGTCCTCCGACGAAATTTCTCGCGTTCTCCCGATGTCATCAATTATAGTCTGTGAGGCAGTGACAAATGAGAGAGCGTCCTTTGCCAGAAGATTATCCGAGGAGATGCCTCGTCTCTCGAACTGATTGTACTTGATCGATCTGCGCGTATTCTCTATCTGCCTGGTATCCTCGACGATCGATCTCCTGGTCTTTGTCGGAGAGAAAATTCCTCTTTCCGAGATGTTGTTTCGAAACTCGCGATCGGGAGAGACGCTCGACATAGGCCTCTTGGTGGGCGAATTGGGCGTGCTGTCGTCGCTACGAACGATTTCGCTGGAACCTTGAAAAATCTTGCGACGAATCAAGGCCGATCCTTTCTTTGCGCGTTGCGCTCTTCGCGGCGAATTGCTCCAGCTATTGGCATCGCTTGACGAATTCAGGCACGTAATAGATGAAGATATGAGCTCCTCGCTGGTAGTCACTCGGCATTTTAACAATTCGGCGGTCACGCTAGTTGGCCGATTCTCCAATTCCGGCCTCGACGTCGTCTGTTCACTGCTATTTTCTATCGGTAACGAGCTCGGACCTGAATTCACTACGTTGTCCTGGAACGAGTCGTCTAATGTATCCTTTGCTGGAACGATGGATTCTAAATCCTCTGTTTCGAAGGAGTACATCTTTAACAGGAATTCTTTACCCGAACGCCGTCTTTCGTGAGTCGCCGAGGTCTCTAAAGACTTGCGTTGTACCTCTTCTGAATGAGAGGTAACGACTACTGCCTTCTGAACAGTATTTTCGATGTTTTCTTTAATAGTGATCATTTCTTCGGTATCGTGCCTCTTAACATCATTCTTCATCCCAGTGTGATTTTTCACTGTCGtgtcgtttatttttttctcatttttaatctCGTTTCTGCGTTCATTACGCGGCGTGTCGAAGATAAATTTATCCAAGGTCTTGGATGAGCCGATCTTGTTTAAGAACGGTCTTTCAACGGCTTTGCTGGGCCCAATCTTCTCCAAGTAAGGTTTGCCAATAATCCTTCCTGGCGTCAGCTTCGCCAGGAACGGCCGATCCTCCGTTTTGGAGATGCCGATCTTCCACAAAAATGGTCTCTTCTTATCCTTATCTTTGTCCTTGAGGGTTTCGAATGAGCGATCGCTCAGCCGATCGTTACTGTAATTGGAAGAGTTATCACTGCTCTTAGAGCGGGCTCTCTTGCTACGCGATGTGTACGGTGTAAGTGGCGTCCTGGGTGTTTTCGGAGTGAGAGACGGACTTGGTTCCACGTTTGGACAGGTTTCATCTAGCAGTGCCATCGCGGTCTTCAAATCCATGCAAGCTCGCCGGGGAACGGGCGCCGCCGACCTTGGCAATTCGCCCTCGATACTACTGTTCCTCGTCGAATTGAGATCCGGCTTGCCATCGGCGTGCGAATATAAGGGATACGAGCTCCGGTCGCCCATCGGCGATGTGTCCGTCGTCGGATGATCTTCCAGATACCAGGGTGTCACGCCGAGATCATCCGGTCTCGCGGCTGGACTTTgcggcgtcgtcgtcgtcgtcatgcTCTTGCTGATCGCGCCCTTGCCGCTGATCTTCTGGTGTTGTTCCTGTTCTTGCTGACTTTGGTCGGTGCCGCTCGACGATGGTATCGTTCCATCGCTGATCGACACCTCGTTTGACATGCGGCTGAGGAGCGGTCTGCGATAAGTGGAACAGGTAGCGAAGTGTGGTGGCGCCGGCCTCGCCGTTTCGATGATGACGCGACCTTGGGCGCAGGGCACGACCGGTTCCCCGTCCGCTGGTGCTTCCTCCGGGGTCAGCGGCAGCGCAGCTCCCCGACCGAATTCGATGAACCATAGCTCGTCCCTCAACTCGCTTTCTCACTTCTTCTCATTCATATCTTTATTCAAATAGTGCAGCACGTAGTGCAGGACCAGGTCGTAACAGTACTTGTATTCCGTctagaaataaatgttatacggatattcttttcttacctttttatttaaatcataaggttttcttttataaagagagagaaagagaaatattttattacattaaacgATATTAGAAGACTTGCATGTTAGTGATAGTAAAATtaacatacaattttattttatatatgtaatttttgtgAGCTGcaatttttagttaaaatattaaaaataaaaattttaatttataaatatttatttagagattTGTATATGCTTCTTATCAGatggtattataattttaataatattttgaatttttgttttataataatggatataaaatgaaatctaAGAAATTAATCTTCAAAACCGTAAATTAtagaaacatgaaaaaatttaaagtacaaaaaataaaaacaaaatagatttataaatttacacacatatacaaacttataaaattaaataccatttaaaaaaagttcagCTATTAGATTATAGATCAGATATCAGCTTATAgattagatgaaaaaaaaaatatacgttaaatatatattacaatattattatagtttaaagGAAAATACATACCATATTTTCTACAAGCTGAGGTCTATGCCTGCGCACAGTTTTGACAGCCTGGAAAATGTCAACCTCCCCGTGCTGAATGACCTGCTCTATACACGCGTTGGCCGCACAATAGACACCGCAACGGCTTCTGCCATCGGGCGATACCACAGCCACTGGTCCATAGTCCGTTCGTTGCCTCCATCTTTCGACCATATTCATGAGCTCCACTAAA
It includes:
- the LOC126853895 gene encoding uncharacterized protein LOC126853895, whose amino-acid sequence is ESELRDELWFIEFGRGAALPLTPEEAPADGEPVVPCAQGRVIIETARPAPPHFATCSTYRRPLLSRMSNEVSISDGTIPSSSGTDQSQQEQEQHQKISGKGAISKSMTTTTTPQSPAARPDDLGVTPWYLEDHPTTDTSPMGDRSSYPLYSHADGKPDLNSTRNSSIEGELPRSAAPVPRRACMDLKTAMALLDETCPNVEPSPSLTPKTPRTPLTPYTSRSKRARSKSSDNSSNYSNDRLSDRSFETLKDKDKDKKRPFLWKIGISKTEDRPFLAKLTPGRIIGKPYLEKIGPSKAVERPFLNKIGSSKTLDKFIFDTPRNERRNEIKNEKKINDTTVKNHTGMKNDVKRHDTEEMITIKENIENTVQKAVVVTSHSEEVQRKSLETSATHERRRSGKEFLLKMYSFETEDLESIVPAKDTLDDSFQDNVVNSGPSSLPIENSSEQTTSRPELENRPTSVTAELLKCRVTTSEELISSSITCLNSSSDANSWSNSPRRAQRAKKGSALIRRKIFQGSSEIVRSDDSTPNSPTKRPMSSVSPDREFRNNISERGIFSPTKTRRSIVEDTRQIENTRRSIKYNQFERRGISSDNLLAKDALSFVTASQTIIDDIGRTREISSEDSLATRRSEYTKETFKQLQDKFKLQEIPTESYAAFKRRTRAQGALSRHRLNLLPAESDIILKRPSDTGDVAAVDTNTIKTAEEKQDWSQKSTMRSILRKQQEIDHLSDHESDTNTSIRRPKRRIFHEPSQETMDLLTELRKVKSLLKTPSWEKDLDLDQKPVQMPKRILLTDKEFCLSVERENSIRRPSRMINSLETTEEGKVTSNHENKENKENQSNSENQKSPGPALFEKRCLSLDYADEEKPQKPEARAISLASTRDLPFEAEEADDYPELTLICDSKSCSSDVFNSPSEEIDGKIGELISETEQPKKPSQNHYAEVDIAIPTDRRINNSKGEDVQERTSDLYEIISPRSTPFRVKKRLGKISVEETVKPENFTLGSKVDCRSVVGQKRTKCVPL